From a region of the Coleofasciculus chthonoplastes PCC 7420 genome:
- the ftsH gene encoding ATP-dependent zinc metalloprotease FtsH: MLQATQDPLQATQDLLETPEPPLDTEVEPDLDTPDNPLNSPSDDPLNPTDELLNQDEQQGQIYATLRVYDPDLVNTLQEQEIEFFAAPPPKNGWLLSLLSWVVPPLILVAAFQFFLRRNDRDAEGALSFSKSKAKVYVEGESAKITFANVAGAEEAKTELVEIVEFLQNPDRFTAIGARIPKGVLLVGPPGTGKTLLAKAVAGEAEVPFFSISASEFVELFVGTGAARVRDLFDQAKKKAPCIIFIDELDAIGKSRSSGNFHSGGNDEREQTLNQLLTEMDGFAAGDATVIVLAATNRPESLDRALLRPGRFDRQVLVDRPDLAGRKEILSIYAQKVKLGEDVDLHAIATRTPGFAGADLANLVNEAALLAARKRQDTIAQADFAEAIERVVAGLEKKSRVLSDVEKKIVAYHEVGHALVGALMPGSGKVAKISIVPRGMSALGYTLQLPTEDRFLMNEAELRGDIATLLGGRAAEEIVFGNITTGAANDLQRATELAERMVTTYGMSKVLGPLAYNQAQGNSFLGNSGGNIRRSMSDETAKAIDVEVREIVENSHQKALAILNHNRDLLEEIAQQILATEVIEGENLQNLLQQVRPADNFVALENNRVAS; encoded by the coding sequence TTGCTGCAAGCCACTCAAGATCCTCTCCAAGCCACTCAAGACTTGCTGGAAACGCCAGAACCGCCCCTAGACACAGAAGTAGAACCGGATCTGGACACACCCGACAATCCGTTAAATTCACCATCTGACGATCCGCTCAACCCAACCGATGAACTGCTCAACCAAGATGAGCAACAAGGACAAATCTATGCCACACTCCGGGTTTATGATCCAGACTTGGTGAACACGCTTCAGGAACAAGAGATTGAATTTTTTGCTGCGCCTCCTCCCAAAAATGGTTGGTTACTGAGTCTGTTAAGTTGGGTGGTTCCGCCGCTAATCCTCGTTGCCGCCTTTCAGTTTTTCCTGCGCCGCAATGACAGAGACGCTGAAGGTGCGCTTTCGTTTAGTAAAAGTAAGGCAAAGGTTTATGTAGAAGGAGAATCGGCTAAAATTACCTTTGCTAATGTCGCGGGGGCGGAGGAAGCCAAGACAGAATTAGTGGAAATTGTCGAATTCCTGCAAAACCCCGATCGCTTTACCGCAATTGGGGCGCGAATCCCTAAAGGGGTACTGCTGGTGGGACCTCCAGGAACGGGGAAGACACTCTTGGCAAAAGCGGTAGCTGGGGAAGCCGAGGTTCCCTTCTTTAGTATTTCTGCTTCGGAGTTTGTGGAACTATTTGTGGGAACCGGTGCGGCGCGGGTGCGGGATTTGTTTGATCAGGCAAAAAAGAAGGCACCCTGTATTATTTTTATTGATGAATTGGATGCGATCGGCAAATCTCGGAGTAGTGGGAATTTCCATAGTGGCGGAAATGATGAACGGGAACAAACGCTCAACCAGTTGCTTACAGAAATGGATGGCTTTGCGGCTGGCGATGCGACGGTGATTGTCCTCGCCGCGACAAACCGCCCCGAAAGCTTAGATCGTGCCTTGTTACGTCCAGGACGCTTTGACCGTCAGGTATTGGTTGACCGTCCTGATTTAGCTGGACGTAAAGAAATTTTAAGCATTTATGCCCAAAAAGTCAAATTAGGCGAGGATGTGGATCTGCACGCGATCGCAACTCGGACACCTGGGTTTGCTGGGGCGGATTTAGCCAATCTAGTCAATGAAGCCGCCTTATTAGCCGCCCGCAAGCGACAAGATACCATTGCTCAAGCCGACTTTGCCGAAGCCATTGAACGAGTCGTGGCGGGGTTGGAGAAGAAAAGCCGGGTTCTCAGCGATGTCGAGAAAAAGATTGTCGCTTATCACGAAGTTGGTCATGCTTTAGTGGGTGCGTTAATGCCAGGGAGTGGTAAAGTCGCGAAGATTTCCATTGTGCCACGGGGAATGTCTGCGTTGGGATATACACTGCAACTCCCCACAGAAGACCGTTTTTTGATGAATGAAGCGGAACTTCGCGGCGATATTGCCACCCTATTAGGAGGACGCGCCGCTGAAGAAATTGTCTTTGGTAATATCACCACAGGGGCGGCGAATGATTTGCAACGCGCCACAGAGTTAGCTGAACGCATGGTCACAACTTATGGCATGAGTAAAGTTTTGGGTCCTTTGGCGTATAATCAGGCTCAAGGCAATAGTTTTTTGGGCAATAGTGGCGGAAATATACGCCGGAGTATGAGTGATGAAACGGCAAAAGCGATTGATGTGGAAGTGCGAGAAATTGTGGAAAACTCTCATCAGAAAGCCTTAGCGATTCTCAATCACAATCGCGATTTACTCGAAGAAATTGCACAACAGATATTAGCAACGGAGGTGATTGAAGGGGAAAATTTGCAAAATCTGCTGCAACAAGTGCGCCCAGCGGATAATTTTGTCGCCTTGGAGAATAATCGTGTAGCTTCATAG
- the fghA gene encoding S-formylglutathione hydrolase yields the protein MSTAPKIISENRCFGGTVGFYSHHSQTCNSKMRFAVYQPPKAKSERVPVLYFLSGLTCTEENFMAKAGAQKFAAKYGLMLVAPDTSPRDTGIPGENDDWDFGTGAGFYVDATVEPWSEHYQMYSYVVEELPAIIAQHFPAQIDHQGIFGHSMGGHGALICALRNPEQYTSVSALAPIAAPTQCPWGKKAFTNYLGEDEENWDIYDASELVLTVGYKRPILIDQGTADPFLEKQQLLPGIFAQACEKAGVPLTLRFQEGYNHSYYFISSFVEDHIRHHAAALKL from the coding sequence ATGTCCACAGCCCCTAAAATTATCTCAGAAAATCGATGCTTCGGTGGTACAGTTGGCTTTTACTCCCATCACTCTCAAACCTGCAACAGTAAAATGCGGTTTGCTGTCTACCAACCGCCTAAAGCCAAATCTGAACGAGTCCCCGTTCTCTATTTCCTTTCTGGCTTAACCTGTACTGAAGAAAATTTTATGGCAAAAGCTGGGGCGCAGAAGTTTGCGGCGAAGTACGGATTAATGCTGGTGGCACCAGATACCAGTCCCCGTGATACGGGAATTCCTGGAGAAAATGACGACTGGGATTTCGGTACAGGCGCGGGTTTTTACGTCGATGCGACAGTAGAACCCTGGTCAGAACATTATCAAATGTATAGCTATGTCGTTGAGGAATTGCCAGCAATTATTGCCCAACATTTCCCGGCTCAAATTGATCATCAGGGGATTTTTGGTCATTCCATGGGGGGTCATGGGGCGCTGATTTGTGCTTTAAGAAACCCTGAGCAATATACATCTGTTTCTGCGTTAGCTCCCATTGCTGCACCAACACAATGTCCTTGGGGAAAAAAGGCATTTACAAATTATTTGGGTGAGGATGAAGAAAATTGGGACATCTATGATGCTAGCGAATTAGTGTTAACTGTGGGATATAAGCGCCCAATTCTTATTGATCAAGGGACAGCCGATCCTTTTTTGGAAAAGCAGCAATTGCTTCCGGGTATCTTTGCTCAAGCTTGTGAAAAAGCCGGAGTTCCTTTAACATTACGCTTCCAGGAAGGGTATAATCACAGCTATTATTTCATTTCCTCGTTTGTGGAAGACCACATTCGTCATCATGCAGCGGCGTTGAAGCTATAA